From one Lotus japonicus ecotype B-129 chromosome 3, LjGifu_v1.2 genomic stretch:
- the LOC130748178 gene encoding uncharacterized protein LOC130748178, which yields MQLASNNDKEECSETEPILNQQASSREDSSFSCEIIPAANNNNDLQNVHVVDETCHLVNADQPQCRICLDIGGEDLIAPCHCKGTQKYVHRSCLDNWRSTKEGFAFSHCTECRAVFILRANVPPDRWWLRLKFQFLVARDHAFIFIIVQLVVAFLGVLVYKFYGDELREMFGYEEHPYGFYTMAVLAIVLVGLLYGFFIAIICGQRINERHYHVLAKQELTKEYVVEDREHGKNVPELDPSHVTELRMLGLY from the exons ATGCAATTAGCGTCAAACAATGACAAGGAAGAGTGTTCAGAAACCGAACCCATCTTGAATCAGCAAGCATCATCCAGAGAAGACTCCTCCTTCTCCTGTGAAATTATTCCTGCTgccaacaacaacaacgatTTACAGAATGTTCATGTTGTTGATGAGACTTGTCATCTGGTAAATGCAGATCAGCCACAATGCCGGATATGCCTCGATATTGGAG gagaagATTTAATTGCACCGTGCCATTGCAAAGGTACGCAAAAGTATGTCCATAGATCATGTCTTGATAATTGGAGGTCTACCAAG GAGGGCTTTGCTTTTTCTCACTGTACAGAGTGCAGAGCTGTCTTCATATTGCGTGCAAATGTCCCACCAGATCGGTGGTGGTTGAGACTAAAATTTCAGTTCCTTGTTGCCAGGGATCACGCATTCATTTTCATAATTGTTCAACTG GTTGTTGCTTTCTTGGGAGTGCTTGTTTACAAATTCTACGGGGATGAACTGAGAGAAATGTTTGGTTATGAAGAACATCCATATGGATTTTATACAATGGCTG TTCTAGCCATTGTTTTGGTGGGTTTGCTCTATGGCTTCTTCATAGCGATAATATGTGGTCAAAGAATCAATGAGCGCCACTACCATGTTCTTGCCAAACAAGAACTGACAAAG GAATATGTGGTAGAAGATCGAGAACATGGAAAGAATGTGCCTGAACTTGATCCGAGCCATGTGACAGAACTAAGGATGTTGGGCCTTTACTAG